The region AAACGCAATTCGCAGCCGCAAGCGGGGGCAGGGGCAAGCTCGAGACTACGCTATCTCATGCACAATGACGTCAAAATCTCTATTGCCCAGCCCGGACCCTGGTCGCTTGGCGGGTACGGACAGGGTGACACGTAGAACcctggaaaagaaaagaaggggacCCTTCAGCCGTCATGACATTTGGTTAACCCACGAAGATACAGCGAGGACACACCTAACGCGAGCTGAGTTCCTCGTTTTAATTTTGGATGCGATGCCGAGTCTGCAGGTCAAAGTCAGCTCGCCTCTTTTCAGTAGGTTGACATGGGTTTGGGGCGTATTCATCATAATAATGGTTGCAAAAATATATGAGAGATAATTCTCGTCATCATTATGTTAAGAGTTCCATTCAGCTGCCCACGGATAAATCGCATCAGCTGGAGTTGGCTGACTCGGTATGTAACGCAATTGGCATGGTTGGACACTTGCAGTTGTTGTGGATTCCCAATTATTTTCATACTGTACACAAACAACCTCCATGCCCACTTGGGTCATCACGTTGGGCTGGCATTCAGCAGCTACATTGTGGGACTTAACAGCAGCCCAAATGGCCATGAGTCCTAGAACAGAAGACCGCAATCAGATGAAAGAACGGCAAACTCATGGGGCAGAAAATATGATTCAAAGGTCTGTCATCTCATCATTCCAGGCCATAACCCATACCACCGACGTACTAGGATTGCTGCCATCAAGATCTTGACGACCCAACCGCTCTTGTTCGTGCCCGCATTCTACTTGCTACCACGCCCAATGAATGGCAGCTTCTGATAGAGGTGTTTCTCACCATGCTGTTTCGTTTTTTGGCCTGCCTCTGCCTTTTTGAGTCCGGGGAGGACGACCTAcgctccttcctccttctccacacGGAGAGGCTCGATGTTCCAGATGCCCTCGGCATACTCATTGATACAGCGATCCGAGCTGAAGAAGCCCATTCTCGCTACCGATGTGATGCACTTGGTAATCCACTCCTCCTGATTCCGGTACGCATCGTCCACCAACGCTTGCGTTTCAATGTATGAGTGGAAGTCGTCAGAAACAAGATAATAGTCGCCGTGGTCCCGGACAGCCGAGATCAGAGCGGCAAAATCTTGTGTGCTGCCGAAGGTGCCCTTCTCGATTTCCTGGAATACCCGGTTGAGATCGGTGTCGATCTCATGCGTGCCGTACGTGTGTGCGTGGCGGAGATCCTCAACATCTTCAGCAAGGTTGCCGAACAAAAAGATGTTGTTCTCCCCGATCTCGCGCGTGATCTCGATGTTGGCACCGTCGCAGGTACCGATGATGAGGCCACCGTTGAGTACAAACTTCATGTTACTTGTGCCAGAGGCCCTATAGAGATTGGTGGTTAATTTCCGTGCTGCGGCAATCAGGAAAGGCATCACTTACTCAGTACCGGCAGTCGAGATGTGCTCGCTGATGTCCGAGGCAGGAATGATGATCTCGGCCTTGCTCACGTTGTAGTCCTCGAGGAAAACCACCTTGAGCAGGTCACCAATGTCCTCATCGTTGTTGACCACCTTACCCACACTGTTAATCAAGTGGATAATCTGCTTGGCCATCCAGTATCCCGGAGCAGCCTTGCCGCCAAAAATGGACACTcttggctgctgcttcttACGCTCCTCGGGTGACATAGCCTTGAGTGTGAGGTAACGATGGATAACACCAAAGATGTTGAGCTGCTGGCGCTTGTACTCATGAATACGCTTGACTTGCACATCAAATAGGGCGGTTGGGTCGACGGTGACGCCCGCGCTCGCCTTGATATGCTTGGCAAGACGCTCCTTGTTGGCAAGCTTGATGTCGGCCCATTCCTTGCGGAAAGCCTTATCCTTGACGTACAGCTCGATCTTGTTGAGCTCATTGAGGTCCGTCAAAAAGTCCTTGCCACCAGTCTTGCTCGAAATCAATTCGGACAGACGGGGATTGGCCTGATGAAGCCATCTGCGAGGCGTGATACCGTTTGTGACGTTGGTGAACTTGTCGGGGCCGAAGATGGTCACGAAATCCTTGAATATGGTGGTCTTGATGAGATCCGAGTGTAGCTCAGCAACACCATTGACCTTGTGAGAACCCACAATAGCGAGATGGGCCATGCGAACCATCTTGGGCTGCGACTCCTCAATGATGGAAACGCGCCCCAAAAGATCGCGCTCCTCGGGGAATCGGCGCTCGACACTCTGGAGGAAGTAGAGGTTGATGTCGTAGATGATCTGCAGGTGACGGGGAAGAAGATGCTGAATCAGGGGAACAGACCACTTCTCGAGGGCTTCAGGGAGCACGGTGTGATTGGTGTAGCCGAAAGTGTTAGTGACGATGTTCCAAGCCTCATCCCACTCGAGACCCTCCAGATCCAGCAGAATGCGCTGGAGCTCGACAACCGcgagggttgggtgggtgtcATTGAGCTGGATGGCAACCTGCTCGGGGAACTCTTTCCAGGGGCGCTTGGACTTCTTGAAACGACGGACAATGTCGTACAGCGAGGCGGCAACCCAGAAGTATTGCTGCTTCAGACGCAGCTCCTTTCCGCGCTCAAGGTTGTCGTTGGGGTAAAGCACCGCCGAGATTGTCTCGGCGCGTTGCTGATCGGCCACAGAGCTTTCGTAGTCACCGTTGTTGAACTTCTGGAAGTCAAACTCGCCACTGGCTGCTGTGCTAGACCACAACCTCAAGTTGTTCGTAGAAGGGGTCGCGTAACCAGGGATGGGCACATCGTAGGCGACTGCCTTGACGATCTCACCGCCCTCCCAGTGGGCAACGGTCCTCCCGTTCTCATCAGTCGACTTGCGAACGTGGCCAAAGAACTGGATATCAACAGTAACATCGTGTCTAGGGAACTCCCAAGGATTGAAGTCCAACCAATAATCAGGAACTTCCACCTGGTACCCATCAATGATCTCCTGTTTGAAGATACCATAGCGATATCGCAAGCCGTAACCCCAAGCTGGGTAGTTGAGACTGGCAAGACTGTCCAGGAAGCAAGCGGCAAGGCGGCCCAAACCACCATTGCCGAGAGCAGCGTCGTGTTCTTGTTCAATCACATCCTCGATGCGGAAACCAAGGTCGGCGAGGCCAGCTAAACAGTTGCTGATCAGCATCGTGCTCAAATGCCACACCCCTTCAGAGCCCACTCACCCTTGGCTGTATCCTTTTGTCCGATATTGAGCATAGCGTTGTCGAGAGCCCTTCCCATCAGGAACTCCAAGCTCAGGTAGTAAAGTCTCTTGCTGTCAACGAACGTCTGGCGCTGCTGGGTGCGGTTCCACTCAAGGATAAGGCGATCGCGGAAGGCGAGACTGCATGCCGAATAAGCTGCAGATTCGTCGCAGTTGAACATGCTACGAGCGAGCGTGGTCTCGACATGACGGACGACCTCGGACTCGAAGCCATCTTTGTCCTTGAAACCGCTGACCTGATGCTTCAGCCAGGCCTCACGTTGCGGCTCAGGGATGGAAGCTAGATGCCAAGGAGACGTTGTTAGCGCATGCACCTGCAGGTTCTTGGCACCCCGCCTGTCTCACACAAGCCCTTGGGAATCCGTGAGGGGCAATCAAACAGGTGGGGGAACTGCTTGCGCTCATCGCCCGACCATGAGAGCTGTCACCAAAGCTCCCGAGACATGAGCAgccccttccctctccatGAGACAATTGGCTGGAAATAGACTCAACATACCTTCCACACTCTTGATCTCTCCGGCACCGAAGCCGGTAAAGGTGCGTTTGTGCTTGGGCCGAGAGATGCCCGCTGGGCCGACAGAGCCCTGGATGTCCACAATCGGGGCTCCCATGGAGGGGCGACGCTGtctggtggggagggattCGGACGCCATGGTGAGAAGGGGCTTCCAAGTTGCCGGACTGGAAGAAAATGTCAGACACCTTCAAGTTTGTTCCCTTCAGAGGAGGGGTTCGAAGTTTaaaagagaggaaaaggagacTACAGGCGGCAAAAGAGCCAAGGCAGGTCAGGCACGCTTACGTAGTAGAGGGCCAGTCGATAAGATCAGCTCAGGCTTGAATTGGGCGTGGTGGGGTAGCTGGCTGCTCTGGCGTGTCTGGGTGTCACTGTCTAGCAGCGAAGCTATTGGCGGTCTAGGCAATGGGGCGGGTAgatgaggtggtgatggttgtgtATAACGATGAGAGAGGAGCGGCGGGGAGTGCAGGACAAGAACCCCACACAAGAATAGTTGTAAGACGGAGAAGAGatggaagagaagagaatgagacgacgaggagctggtgggaAGAGCCTTCCATATAACTTTTACGCCCGGTCGGTCACCAACCGTGTGAGCCAAACTTAGCAGCAAAAGCTCCAGGAATCCTGCTCCTGCCTTCCTGCACAGCGCCGTTCGCACTCCCGGATCCATGTTGTCCTGTTGTGGATGGCACCCGACTGAGGAGAGAGGTCCTTGTGGACAGAACTGCATCCCCTGCCCatgcaccacccaccacctccaccaccactgaccacctcctccttcctgcAGCTTTTCAATATGGGGAGCTTTCTGGCCCTTTCTTCAAGGTGCTTGTCTGCGACTTGATTGGCTTTCCTGGTGCATTGGTCCTCCGCATCTCCTGCAACTCGGCCAAGTCACGACCTTGGGCTGTGCCTGTCTCCCTTTCAGTCGACATTCTGCATGGCCGTTGACACGAGTTGCGATGTCATTGTGCTGCTCCGACCAGGCCGAGACGTTGTTCGGATGCGTAACGCGGGGTAAGTGATCTGGAAGAGCCGAGAGCCATATCTCTTTCCACCTGGCGGATTGTCATCAACTCGCAAGTGGAAATGCCACTGGTTTGTTGCGGCGTGGAGCTGGGACACAGCTGCTGTGATGATTGATTGGGCTTGGGGAATCCCCCACATTAAGCCTGAAACTCTGCATCATCATTCTTATATCTAAGGGCGGTAGCATTGGGTTATCCTGGCATTCCCACGGCTTGACAAAGCAGATCGAGATCGTAAGGCCATCATCATGTTAGGCATTTGCTTCATCAACCAACCGAACCGGCGCcaagcatcaccaacacACCGAGCCTGCAGTCTTCAGCCCAACTATACTCCACTCCGAGCCCACCCAGACTGCCCTGCTTGACGTGTTGCATCATTAATGTCTTATTAGTCGAGATGACAGACTTGAATACAACGTCGTTCAAGGCTAACATCCCAAGTCATGAGGAGATCTCACAATTGGGTTGATAAGGTGGCTATCAGGTAGACACCCTCTGCCGAACATGAACACCACTCTCACTGATCTAGAAGTATGCTCGTAATATGGCAGAAACAATGCCAGCCAATTTGACTGGGACTCTTTGACCTATTTCTTCCAGAGCTGTCAGAAGACTTGTGATAAAAAGCACGAAAGGAACATTTTCATACAAAGAAAGGGTGGGCAAAACGTGTTTCAACCACACGGCACGGGACGGGCTCGGGAGACCCAAACACCAGGCAAGGTGCCCATGTCTTTGAGTACATCAAAACAAACATTGCAGCTCGGGAACATCAACAAGGGGCTTGCCATGCCTTTGACCTTGGACTGTTATTGTTAGAGCGAAACAATATCCCGCAGAGCCATTCCCAATACGACCCAAAAGCACCGGACACTCTGACCAAAAATATGTGGTTTGGCGCCCTCTGAAAGTATCGTATACATGAAATTTTGATTCTTCACCCCAGCTCGTTGCAGACAGCTCGAAAAGGGACTTCGGGATCTAAGATCATCTATTTAGTTGGTATGGATAGATAGGAGGACAAGACTAGTAAGGTGTAGTTGGAAAGGGCACGGGTCGTCTCAGACGCCCATCATCCCTCGCTTTTCACTGACAAGTCTTCGGAGACTTGTTTTCCCCTCCTGAAGCTCCATCCTTTTTTGCCTTTTCCGCCTGTCCATCCCTCGCTCCTGCTCCGGAATCGTAAAATCAAAATAAAAGACAGAACGTTGCtcaaaaataaaagtcgTCGTTTCACCCATGGCCTTGTACGCCGTGTCATATGCAGAGAAAAGCCCAGGCTGAAACTATGTCGTGTGTTGTGAAGTGGGTTCGGTGTCCAGGATATCAGGTGAGAGGTTTTTGGTGGATTACAATATTTCTGCAGCTAGATTCCCCGATAGAGGGATCTGTACATTATCAATCAATAAGGAGAGATTCGAGTGTCGCTATTTGCTGACTTTCCTCGGATCGAATCGTGCCTGTATTCCTTGGTAGGATGGGAGGGTGATGCTTTCGGGATCAACAGCTGCCAGGCACAGCAGTCCTGAAATACGCCCGATCGTGCGGGGAGTACGCCTCCAACTCTGGAGGATGCATGAGGGGGCATCTATAGAATACCAGAATCCTTCAGCGCGTTGTTCAGGATCGTCTCCTTAACCGCAGCAAAAACCAGACGGATGTTGCTAGTATCTGTCGCTTGTGTCAAGCTGATCGATCGTTAGCATCATAACAAAAGCAAAACGACGGCGGGACAGAGAACAACTTACTGAGGGTAGAGATTTAGATGCGCCCTGTTCACTTGGTTGAATCTCCAGAGCAGATACTTGGCTGCCTTGTTGACGTCGTTGCCTCCCGAGTAATCGGGGAAATAGTTGCTGAGTGGAGATCGGCCCAGTTTCTGCTTGAAGATATCAACCTTGTTCAAGAACAAGATGATACTCGTGCGCATAAACCACCGTGAGTTGACTACCGAGTCGAAAAGTAGTAGTGACTCCATCATACGGTTCTAGAAATCCAATTAGCATCACAGAGACATAACTTGATGGGCCACGAATCGCGTACCTGACTGCTTTCTTCTAGCAAGACCTGATCGTACTCGCTCAAGGCCACACAAAAGATGATGGAAGTGACGTTCTCAAAACAGTGGATCCACTTCTTGCGTTCGCTGCGTTGACCACCCACGTCAAACATGCTGTGAACTGTCAGTGTTGTTCCAGGCAAGACTGGCAGCATGAAAACTCACTGAATACTGAGTTGACCCATCTTGAATCTCGTCTCGTAGATACCTGTGGTCTTCGTTCTCGCCCGAAGCACATCCATCTCATTGGGGATGTACTCCTTGTGTGCGATTCTTGCAGCCTCGTCAAAAAAGCTGCCGGTGAAGTTAGATGCCAGTCCGTGCCCCTCGGTTCAAACACAAGAAACTCACTATTCCGCAGAGTCCATCAAGTAGAACTCTGTTTGCCTTTCCATGAGCTGCTCCTTGGCCGGGTCGTTCCATAATGACTGGATCGCCACGCTGACCTTTGCGTCAATGGTCTGTGGGTTGGTATCGAGGGAGTAATCAATCAAAAAGTCGAGATGTCGCTTGTTCTCGTCCAGTACTGGCTCGATGTCGAACTGGCGCATGGCGCTGGCGACCGATTTGGCGCATTCCAGCAGGTTTTTGAACACGGTGGGTCTATAAttcttgagctcctcatGCGAATAACCTTTCAGGTGGATGATTTTCATCTGCTTCACAATAGTTGACTTGCCGCTCTCACCAGAGCCTGCGTGTGTAACAAGTGGTTAGCAAATGGAAACTCGCGACTTGGCAGCTCGCGCGGCGAAGCAGACAATTGACGTACCAAGCAGTAGAATCTTGCATTCTCGGCGCAGCCGTTTTGAGTCTTCCTCCAGATCTCTGTCAATCTTGTTGCTCCTCTTCCGCTGTTCCGACTCCTCCCCGCTCGTGCTCATGCACGACCCCATTGTGACCATGAACCTCCGGGGACGGTCGTTGTGAGTGCTGGATGAGGTCGCGGGCGACAATCGGCTGGCAGTAGAGAGACTGGCCGCGGCAgtgtcggcggcggcagcagctgAGAAGGCGCGACGGCGGGTTGCTGCCGCTGGCGACGTGGGCGCTCGCTTGTCCTTGGATTTTCCCTAGAAACCCATAGGCGCGGGCGGTCGTGGCTGTTTGCGATGGCTGCGAGGTGctgggtgatggatggattgatggtgttggtcggtgagggtgagggttcGGAATGCCGAAATGCCGTGCAGAGAGAAGCCGTCTCTGTTTGGTTCGAGGTTGCCTTGTGCAGGTCGTAGAACTGCCTTGGCTGGGCGGAGAGAGGTGGCCTTGGATCCCGATTGAGAGAGTCGAAGAGGTAGCGATGCAACAACACAAAGACCCGCCTcggacctcctccccagcttTTGTATGGGGCCTCAATGGAGCCTCGAAGCTCAAGCAAGTCGAGGGTCTGATTCGGCAACAAGGTCAGGCTGGCGATAAAAGGCGaattggtgttgtttgggaGGACCAGTCGACCGATCGTGAACTATTGTGTCGCTCTTTCCCTTGGTtgtgttgttttggtttCGCTTTCAGTCGGGGCGCTGTCAAACCGTTGACCGTTGCGTTGCGAGAGAACGGGACTAATAAGCCGTCACTTGCACTTGCTCCCGTCCTTGTCACGCACTACTCAAGCGTGACTGGTATCGGTGGGGACAGGCCGAGATGGATTGAAATAGCAAAGGGCGATACAATGCCTGATATCCTCGTTATTTTGTCGAAACCACctgagatggtgatgacagAAGGAAAACTGGAAATGCAAGCACCTGGAAACGGAAGTGGAAGCTGGCAGAGGACCTGGACGGGAGCACGGAGCACAGACCGGGGAGccttgaggtggtggaacTGGAGTTTTTGCTCGCCCTCTTTCGCTTCACCACGCTGGCGCATTTTACGGCACTGTAGCCCAGGCGGCAGCTCCCCAGGGCAATTAGACAGCGCCTGGGGGGAAAACATGGGGTCCCGGGCTCTTCTGACAGGGCCAAACATGAGATACCTCGAGATGCGACACACCGCACTGCAAAGAGAAGGTATCGAGTCTTGGGTTCCAGGGGCCGCATTGGCCACCGTCTCTTCACCACAGGAGAGCCTTGCTGGCCATGCTCCGTGGCCCACCaggctgatgatgggaaCGGGTCTTGCTGGTAACGCAGATCTGGCCCCACAGAATCACGAAATGGATGCCGTGACAAGTGGGTGCGAGATCCAGCACGGGAGCTCCAGCTCGACGTGCCCATCCATCCAGGTACAGCGTCGTGAGTTCCAAGCCTTGTTGGACGTGTTGAGAGGCCATTGTACTTCCACCGGGTGTGTGTTGGACCGGCCCAACACACGCTCCACCACAATGAAGCTGTCAACGGGTACCCGTCCAGAAATAGCTGGATGGGGACGATGGATGCAAGTGCTGGTTAGTGCACCGCCAAGGCGCTGTGTTAAACCCATTTCAACATCCCTCACAGTCCGCTCCTTCCATTTGCCGTTCTCAGACACTTTTGATTTCCAAACGCGCAGGGGTCATAGATTAGATTGCCTGCTAACCTTCTTCACCGGCTCTCTGCATTATTTGACCTTTTCGTTGACGGGATGAATGCGTTTGTCCTCTGTTGCTGGGTATGGAATGGCAACAATAACGACAAGCAACAaaggagtttgagaagaaAGATCTGAGCTGATCAGGGTTCAACCACGTGGTCCCCCTTGCCAGCATCTCACCACTGGATATTAGCCACGGATATCAGCCACGGACCTCTCGCCCCGGCGCCACCAACTACGACCTACACTTACTAGTCAggaaccaccacaccactctctcaacgcctcctcgccctttTATCGCGAATCCGTCTCTGAGACTATCCGCTCCCCGGATCGGCCATCGTGCGGTGAAGTGTTGTGGAGATCAGGGAGTTCTTTTTTCACATGGTGTCTCAGAACCCCCTATTGTGTTCTGCCCCCGTTTCGACGTCTCACTCCACAGCCAAACCAGGTATGAACCTCAAGATCCCAACTCCCACGTgtctttccttttctctgCCGCCTTCCCGTGCCCCGGAAATCCATTTCTCGGAAGCTCACGGACGACAAGACTTCCAAAGCAGGACAAAGATGCAGGGGTGAAGACGATTGGAAAACCGTTTCTTGCAACTTGTGATGCGGGAAGAGCTGTGCCTCGCATTGGCTCGAGACCGACTCGGCTGCCATCGCGCTAGCTTCTCACCTTGGCGTCTACATGCATTGACAGAGACAAGTTGACACTCTGTTACAGTGGCTTCAcgctcctccctcttttGCATTTTCTGAGCTGCCAGATGCAGACACCGATGCCGAGAACCACAATGCAACCTTGCCAGCCAAGCTTGCGATTGCGAATATGTTTTTGGACAACGTATAGggcagaaaaagaaaaccctACGGCGCAGTGCTTGGGAGCCCAGCTGAAACAGGCCATTTTCTGCCTTtcatccatcatctgccGTTCACCGCTGGACTTTTGAGTGTTCTAAACGCCGCGTCTCCTGCATCCGTCCGCTCGCGCCGGGAGTGCACTGGAAGAGGCAGCGAAGTCAACAGTCCAATCGGTAGCAATCCCCCGATGCGCTGTAAGCCCTTGCCGCAAACCTGCACGCCTCGATCTAGGAAATACACCAATCAAATTCTGTTGTAAAAGAGCCAGGAGCCAGTGGGCACTGTCTCATAGGgttgccttttccttctgcAACTGCATAATTGACGCAGTTATACATGCATAAggttggttgatgatggttggttggtggttgacgCAGAAAAGGGGGCAGAAAAGGGGCTTCAGCTGTGGTTTGAAGAGCTGTAGCAACTTGGAGAAATGGGATATTCTATTCGCATCCACCGTCCATTAGGAGGGTAGCCAACAGGAAACTGCAAGTAACCTCCAGCGTAGGATGAGTGACGTACTTGATAGATCGCAAGCATGATCGGTACGGATTATTCAAGACATCCCATAGCACACTTGACCCTCAGAAAAGCCTAGAAGAAGAGCGGCTCGCTGTAACATGTGTTCAACATTGGATAAACAACTTAGCCCTCACAAACTTAGATACCCCAACTGTCCACCCGCTGCCAACGCCCTTCCCAGAAGCCCCGAAGAAAACCCCGCTGTTCACTCCGCAAAACTAAAGAACCTAACACCGTTTTCCGTGGACAATAGGAAAAAGAGGCTCCTGCATGAGAAACCGCAGCAGGCAGCTAGATAAGCATCGAGTGCGACCTGATGCCCTTTGGCCCCAACTCACTGTTTCATTTTGTTAGCGGAATTGTCCGTCAAACTCAATGGGGTAGAAAGAAAGACTTACTTATAGTCCACCCTGTTGAAGCTCATACTCCTTTGTGCCTCTAGTCCGGCTGGGTCCAAGTTGTGAATGCAAAAGGCCAGGCGCGCTGCTACCTGCGCACCCAGAAACATGGCTTCCTCGAAACCGTTCTTGGTCCATTCCGCCAGATAAGTCGGCAGCGTAGCCAGCTTGATGTTAGTGGGTGTCTGGCTGTGGAAATGATGGCTTGTCTGTAGCTGACCGTCTGCGCCCACAATCTGGCCTTGAGGGCCGCCGGGGACGCCGaggctggcggcggtggtggcggcttGAAGCAACGGGTTGACGCTGCTGCTTGTGGGCAACTGGCCAGTGAATGAACCAGTGGGTGTCTGCGAACCAGTTCCGGAAGGGGTGCCGATGTTTGATGGCAGCTCCGAGGTGAACATAGTGgcagaggaaggggagatCAGGTGGCGGGCTTGAAGGGTTTGCATGATATTGTCCTTTAGGCCACGGATGCGCGCTCCGTTGCCGACAAAGACCAGATTTTCCCAGCAACTAGGGCGCATGTACATTTCATCGATGCCCTGTACGGTGTggtagatggtggtgacaATCCGATCGATTTCCTTGCGGTCCGCAAACAGGAAGCGCTCTAGGCCCACCTCGATATCACGACGGACCCGGCGGGAGATGCGCTCTGTAGctggagcagcagcagggggttgagctgctggtggaggCGCCGCAGCATCAGTAGCAGGTTGCGCTTGCTCTCCTCCTGTCTTCGCGGCAGGTTCATCGGGTTTCGTTCCTGCATCGTCAGTCGATGCTGCAGGGGCAGCACCAGAATCGGCCATCTCGACGTCCTTGGACACCCCGTTCTCTGCTGGAGCGGAGGCTGAGGGAGCCGGTGCTGCAGGGGGCGCTACAGGGACATCCTCAGTCACCAATTCTTCGTAGTGAAATATGGTCTTGGTTCGCTTCGAATTCGGCAGTCTGGCCTTGGCCGCAGCAGAGGCATCGGTCTCCTGCCCCTTGCCCTTTCTGCCAGCCTTTGCCTTCTCCGCCTTGAGCTTTTCCTGTTTCGCCAAAAACTCACGGGTTTGACCGCTGACGACCAGACTGGCCACATCAAGCACGCCTTCCTCATTGACCACCTTCTCATCGCCATCGATACCCAGGTCATCATCAGCGCCCACCACAGTGGTGACAATCTTCGGTCCTTCTGTCGGCGCAGCCGATGATGTCGCTGTTCCGTTGCTGCCAGTCGCGGATCCCCCCTCTGTCGGCAGCTCCATAAGCTCCTTGGACTCGGCGGCATAAGGCAAGACCTCACAGACCGGGCTCTTCTTCAGTTGCTCCGCCATCTCATGATCAAACCCCTGCTCCTTCAGCAGCTCCATCAGCTTCTTGGTAAAGAACTCTCCGCCGCTgattccccttttcctctcctcatcagCCTTCTCGCTATCCCTGACATTCCCCGGCCCAACATCATTGTGTCCAACTACCCTCCCTTCATATACACATGTAACGTCCACCTTTTCGAACCCCACATCCACCACTGTCATGTTTGGCCATTTGAGACCGTACTGTGTCGCCAATCCGCTGTGAAGCAGACACAGCGCGGGGGTCTTTGTCTTCTCAAACACGTAGCGCGAAATCACCTCGCAGTCCGCCTTTGTCCACTGCGGACTCGCCATCAGCATGATTGGTGTGTTGTGGTATGTCGTCGTCAAGGCTTGGTGAACGTGTTCGAGAAACGCCAAAAACGCCTCCATGTGCACAATGTGGCCTGCCTGAATCGGATAGATGGCCCCTTCCAGTGAatcaacatcctccacccaGTCAAAATcgtcctcgccttctccctTGACACCGGCCGTGGTCTTGGGTCGCTTGTACGTGTGGAAGGGCCTAAACTGGCCCTCCACTCCTGGGTCAGGAAACATGCGAGTCGGAAACcggtgctgtggtggtgtgagCTCGTTGCATCCCATCTGAGCCAGTGTTGTCTGGGAGCCGGGGCAGATGATGAGGACCTGTTCCTCGCGCCATTTGCCAGTTGAGCCAGACATTGTATG is a window of Podospora pseudopauciseta strain CBS 411.78 chromosome 1, whole genome shotgun sequence DNA encoding:
- the GPH1_1 gene encoding Non-essential glycogen phosphorylase (EggNog:ENOG503NVUR; CAZy:GT35; COG:G), whose protein sequence is MLISNCLAGLADLGFRIEDVIEQEHDAALGNGGLGRLAACFLDSLASLNYPAWGYGLRYRYGIFKQEIIDGYQVEVPDYWLDFNPWEFPRHDVTVDIQFFGHVRKSTDENGRTVAHWEGGEIVKAVAYDVPIPGYATPSTNNLRLWSSTAASGEFDFQKFNNGDYESSVADQQRAETISAVLYPNDNLERGKELRLKQQYFWVAASLYDIVRRFKKSKRPWKEFPEQVAIQLNDTHPTLAVVELQRILLDLEGLEWDEAWNIVTNTFGYTNHTVLPEALEKWSVPLIQHLLPRHLQIIYDINLYFLQSVERRFPEERDLLGRVSIIEESQPKMVRMAHLAIVGSHKVNGVAELHSDLIKTTIFKDFVTIFGPDKFTNVTNGITPRRWLHQANPRLSELISSKTGGKDFLTDLNELNKIELYVKDKAFRKEWADIKLANKERLAKHIKASAGVTVDPTALFDVQVKRIHEYKRQQLNIFGVIHRYLTLKAMSPEERKKQQPRVSIFGGKAAPGYWMAKQIIHLINSVGKVVNNDEDIGDLLKVVFLEDYNVSKAEIIIPASDISEHISTAGTEASGTSNMKFVLNGGLIIGTCDGANIEITREIGENNIFLFGNLAEDVEDLRHAHTYGTHEIDTDLNRVFQEIEKGTFGSTQDFAALISAVRDHGDYYLVSDDFHSYIETQALVDDAYRNQEEWITKCITSVARMGFFSSDRCINEYAEGIWNIEPLRVEKEEGA
- the GPA2,MOD-D gene encoding Guanine nucleotide-binding protein alpha-3 subunit (COG:D; COG:T; EggNog:ENOG503NVBY), which encodes MVTMGSCMSTSGEESEQRKRSNKIDRDLEEDSKRLRRECKILLLGSGESGKSTIVKQMKIIHLKGYSHEELKNYRPTVFKNLLECAKSVASAMRQFDIEPVLDENKRHLDFLIDYSLDTNPQTIDAKVSVAIQSLWNDPAKEQLMERQTEFYLMDSAEYFFDEAARIAHKEYIPNEMDVLRARTKTTGIYETRFKMGQLSIHMFDVGGQRSERKKWIHCFENVTSIIFCVALSEYDQVLLEESSQNRMMESLLLFDSVVNSRWFMRTSIILFLNKVDIFKQKLGRSPLSNYFPDYSGGNDVNKAAKYLLWRFNQVNRAHLNLYPHLTQATDTSNIRLVFAAVKETILNNALKDSGIL
- the GPH1_2 gene encoding Non-essential glycogen phosphorylase (EggNog:ENOG503NVUR; COG:G), translated to MASESLPTRQRRPSMGAPIVDIQGSVGPAGISRPKHKRTFTGFGAGEIKSVEASIPEPQREAWLKHQVSGFKDKDGFESEVVRHVETTLARSMFNCDESAAYSACSLAFRDRLILEWNRTQQRQTFVDSKRLYYLSLEFLMGRALDNAMLNIGQKDTAKGEWALKGCGI
- the ARP9 gene encoding Actin-like protein arp9 (COG:Z; EggNog:ENOG503NWPF), translated to MSGSTGKWREEQVLIICPGSQTTLAQMGCNELTPPQHRFPTRMFPDPGVEGQFRPFHTYKRPKTTAGVKGEGEDDFDWVEDVDSLEGAIYPIQAGHIVHMEAFLAFLEHVHQALTTTYHNTPIMLMASPQWTKADCEVISRYVFEKTKTPALCLLHSGLATQYGLKWPNMTVVDVGFEKVDVTCVYEGRVVGHNDVGPGNVRDSEKADEERKRGISGGEFFTKKLMELLKEQGFDHEMAEQLKKSPVCEVLPYAAESKELMELPTEGGSATGSNGTATSSAAPTEGPKIVTTVVGADDDLGIDGDEKVVNEEGVLDVASLVVSGQTREFLAKQEKLKAEKAKAGRKGKGQETDASAAAKARLPNSKRTKTIFHYEELVTEDVPVAPPAAPAPSASAPAENGVSKDVEMADSGAAPAASTDDAGTKPDEPAAKTGGEQAQPATDAAAPPPAAQPPAAAPATERISRRVRRDIEVGLERFLFADRKEIDRIVTTIYHTVQGIDEMYMRPSCWENLVFVGNGARIRGLKDNIMQTLQARHLISPSSATMFTSELPSNIGTPSGTGSQTPTGSFTGQLPTSSSVNPLLQAATTAASLGVPGGPQGQIVGADGQLQTSHHFHSQTPTNIKLATLPTYLAEWTKNGFEEAMFLGAQVAARLAFCIHNLDPAGLEAQRSMSFNRVDYNELGPKGIRSHSMLI